From Corynebacterium frankenforstense DSM 45800, the proteins below share one genomic window:
- the topA gene encoding type I DNA topoisomerase, with protein sequence MADNGGKGVKRLVIVESGTKAKKIQPYLGDDYIVEASVGHIRDLPRGAADVPAKYKKEPWARLGVDTDHGFAPLYVVSPDKKKKVADLRKKLKQVDELYLATDPDREGEAIAWHLLEVLKPKVPVRRMVFNEITKPAILAAAENTRDLDENLVDAQETRRILDRLYGYEVSPVLWKKIMPRLSAGRVQSVATRVIVERERERMAFISADYWDLAATLDTGASDADPDNPSTFPARLSAVDGRRVAQGRDFDDRGQLKKSRDEVVVVDSARAEALKAGLADARFTVADVEHKPYTRRPYAPFMTSTLQQEAGRKLRFTSERTMRIAQRLYENGFITYMRTDSTALSQQGLNAARTQARQLYGEEFVAAKPRHYDRKVKNSQEAHEAIRPAGESFATPGSLHGRLDAEEYKLYELIWQRTVASQMADAKGTSMRVNITAATADGEDTEFTATGRTITFPGFLRVYVETSQLSDGRKVADNAERRLPRLDEGDFLTAAEISAEGHSTNPPSRYTEASLVKKMEDLGIGRPSTYASIIKTIQDRGYVFARGNALVPSWVAFAVVGLLEENFAALVDYDFTSSMEDELDDIAAGEEDRTEWLTGFYFGDADAPEDLADAIARRGGLKSLVGENLEHIDARKVNSLHLFDDSEGRAVVVRVGRYGPYIERRVGTTEEGEPEYQRANLPEATTPDELTLEYAEKLFATPQGGRELGENPANGRMVVAKEGRYGPYVTEVVRDDEREKSEAHAEEIVAAERAEEDRQRAEEGKRKKNWETKTAAKQKDKRIAEIVDAELKPKTASLFKSMQPASVTLEEALKLLSLPREVGVDPVDGETITAQNGRYGPYLKKGSDSRSLAEEDQIFTITLDEARRIYAEPKRRGRQAARPPLKQLGDNDVSGRPMSVKDGRFGPYVTDGETNASLRRGDTPETITDERANQLLSERRAKVAADGGGRKSTKKAGKKSSKKSSKKSTKKSTKKTSKKTSKKAAKKPPQTTRNVVRAGSRRK encoded by the coding sequence GTGGCAGACAACGGCGGTAAGGGCGTCAAGCGCCTGGTCATCGTCGAGTCGGGGACGAAGGCGAAGAAGATCCAGCCCTATCTCGGCGACGACTACATCGTGGAGGCCTCCGTGGGCCACATCCGCGATCTCCCGCGCGGGGCCGCCGACGTGCCCGCGAAGTACAAGAAGGAGCCGTGGGCGCGCCTCGGCGTGGACACCGACCACGGCTTCGCCCCGCTCTACGTGGTCAGCCCGGACAAGAAGAAGAAGGTTGCCGACCTCCGCAAGAAGCTCAAGCAGGTCGACGAGCTCTACCTGGCCACCGACCCCGACCGCGAGGGCGAGGCCATCGCCTGGCACCTGCTCGAGGTGCTCAAGCCCAAGGTGCCGGTGCGGCGCATGGTCTTCAACGAGATCACCAAGCCGGCCATCCTCGCCGCCGCGGAGAACACCCGCGACCTCGACGAGAACCTCGTCGACGCCCAGGAGACCCGCCGCATCCTCGACCGCCTCTACGGCTACGAGGTCTCCCCGGTGCTGTGGAAGAAGATCATGCCGCGCCTGTCCGCCGGGCGCGTGCAGTCCGTGGCCACCCGGGTGATCGTCGAGCGCGAGCGCGAGCGCATGGCGTTCATCTCCGCCGACTACTGGGACCTGGCCGCCACCCTGGACACCGGCGCCAGCGACGCCGACCCGGACAACCCCTCGACCTTCCCGGCCCGGCTGTCCGCCGTGGACGGCCGCCGTGTGGCCCAGGGCCGCGACTTCGACGACCGCGGGCAGCTGAAGAAGTCCCGCGACGAGGTCGTCGTGGTCGACTCCGCCCGCGCCGAGGCGCTCAAGGCCGGCCTGGCCGACGCGCGGTTCACCGTCGCCGACGTCGAGCACAAGCCGTACACCCGCCGCCCGTACGCGCCGTTCATGACCTCGACGCTGCAGCAGGAGGCGGGGCGCAAGCTGCGCTTCACCTCGGAGCGCACGATGCGCATCGCGCAGCGCCTCTACGAGAACGGCTTCATCACCTACATGCGTACGGACTCCACCGCGCTGTCGCAGCAGGGCCTCAACGCCGCGCGCACCCAGGCCCGCCAGCTCTACGGCGAGGAGTTCGTCGCCGCCAAGCCGCGCCACTACGACCGCAAGGTCAAGAACTCGCAGGAGGCCCACGAGGCCATCCGCCCCGCCGGCGAGTCCTTCGCCACCCCGGGCTCCCTGCACGGCCGCCTCGACGCCGAGGAGTACAAGCTCTACGAGCTGATCTGGCAGCGCACCGTCGCCAGCCAGATGGCCGACGCCAAGGGCACCTCGATGCGCGTGAACATCACCGCGGCCACCGCCGACGGCGAGGACACCGAGTTCACCGCCACCGGTCGCACCATCACCTTCCCCGGCTTCCTGCGCGTCTACGTGGAGACCTCGCAGCTCTCCGACGGCCGCAAGGTCGCCGACAACGCCGAGCGCCGGCTGCCGCGCCTCGACGAGGGCGACTTCCTGACCGCCGCGGAGATCTCCGCCGAGGGCCACTCGACCAACCCGCCGTCGCGCTACACCGAGGCCAGCCTGGTCAAGAAGATGGAGGACCTCGGCATCGGGCGCCCGTCGACGTACGCCTCGATCATCAAGACGATCCAGGACCGCGGCTACGTGTTCGCCCGCGGCAACGCCCTGGTGCCCAGCTGGGTGGCCTTCGCCGTCGTCGGCCTGCTCGAGGAGAACTTCGCCGCGCTGGTCGACTACGACTTCACCTCCTCGATGGAGGACGAGCTCGACGACATCGCCGCCGGCGAGGAGGACCGCACCGAGTGGCTGACGGGCTTCTACTTCGGCGACGCCGACGCCCCGGAGGACCTCGCGGACGCCATCGCGCGCCGCGGCGGCCTGAAGTCGCTGGTCGGCGAGAACCTCGAGCACATCGACGCCCGCAAGGTGAACTCGCTGCACCTCTTCGACGACTCCGAGGGCCGCGCCGTGGTGGTCCGCGTGGGCCGCTACGGGCCCTACATCGAGCGCCGCGTGGGCACCACCGAGGAGGGCGAGCCGGAGTACCAGCGCGCCAACCTGCCGGAGGCGACCACGCCGGACGAGCTGACCCTCGAGTACGCCGAGAAGCTCTTCGCCACCCCGCAGGGCGGCCGTGAGCTGGGCGAGAACCCCGCCAACGGGCGCATGGTCGTGGCCAAGGAGGGCCGTTACGGCCCCTACGTCACCGAGGTCGTGCGCGACGACGAGCGCGAGAAGTCCGAGGCGCACGCCGAGGAGATCGTCGCCGCCGAGCGCGCCGAGGAGGACCGCCAGCGCGCCGAGGAGGGCAAGCGCAAGAAGAACTGGGAGACCAAGACCGCCGCGAAGCAGAAGGACAAGCGCATCGCGGAGATCGTCGACGCGGAGCTGAAGCCCAAGACGGCCTCGCTGTTCAAGTCGATGCAGCCGGCCTCGGTGACCCTCGAGGAGGCGCTCAAGCTGCTCTCCCTGCCGCGTGAGGTGGGCGTGGACCCGGTCGACGGTGAGACGATCACCGCGCAGAACGGCCGCTACGGCCCGTACCTGAAGAAAGGCTCGGACTCGCGCTCGCTGGCCGAGGAGGACCAGATCTTCACGATCACCCTCGACGAGGCCCGCCGCATCTACGCCGAGCCGAAGCGCCGCGGCCGCCAGGCGGCGCGTCCGCCGCTGAAGCAGCTGGGTGACAACGACGTCTCGGGCCGCCCGATGAGCGTCAAGGACGGCCGCTTCGGCCCGTACGTCACGGACGGCGAGACCAACGCCTCGCTGCGGCGCGGCGACACGCCGGAGACGATCACCGACGAGCGCGCCAACCAGCTGCTCTCGGAGCGCCGCGCGAAGGTCGCCGCCGACGGTGGCGGCAGGAAGTCCACCAAGAAGGCGGGCAAGAAGTCCTCGAAGAAGTCCTCGAAGAAGTCGACCAAGAAGTCGACGAAGAAGACCTCGAAGAAGACCTCGAAGAAGGCCGCCAAGAAGCCGCCGCAGACCACCCGCAACGTGGTGCGCGCCGGCAGCCGCCGCAAGTAG